The nucleotide sequence GACTCGCGAGGATTGAGGTCTTCGCGCGCGATCTTGGCCTCGACGTTGCCGCCGACGTCGATGATCACATCGCCGCGCTCCAGCCGCTTGACCATGCCGCTGATCAGTTCGCCTTTCCGGTGCAGGTAAGCTTCCACAATCTGCGCGCGCTCGGCGTCTCGCACTTTCTGGACGATCACCTGCTTGGCGGTCTGGGCGGCGATGCGACCGCCGAAATCGGCGTTTTCCAAGAGACTTTCGATGTAGCCGCCGATTTCGACATCCGCTTGGATGCCGCGCGCCTCGGCCAAAATCACTTGCCGGTCCGGACTCTCGATCTGCGCGCCGTCGGCCACCACCTGCCAGCGCCGGAAGGTCTCATAATTGCCCGTTCGCCGGTTGATGACCACCCGCACGTCGGGATCGCCCTCATAGCGCTTTTTCGCGGCCGAAGCCAACGCCAGCTCCAAGGCGCCGAAAATGATTTCCTTGCCGACTCCTTTTTCATTGGAGACGGCGTCCACCACCAGCAGGATCTCCTTGTTGCCTTCTTTGCTGTCTTTGCTGTCTTTGCTGTCTTTGCTGTCTTTAACGCGCATGTCGTTCTGCCTCCTAGCCGGATCCCGCCATCCCGCTTTAAAGTTCGGGGACCAGGCGCGCTTTTTCAATTCGCTCCAGTGGCACCCGCCATTCCCGTCCCTCGCTGTCAACGATCACCACGTCGTCGGCTTGCATTCCCAGCAGGCGTCCGAGCAGTTTTCGCCGTCCGTCCAGCAGCTCCCGCAGTTGAATCCGCACCTGCGAACCGGCAAAGCGGACAAAGTGCCCAGGTTCGCACAGGGGGCGATCCAATCCGGGTGAGGAAACCTCCAGGGTATATCGTTCCGCGATCGGATCCTCGACATCCAACACGCCGCTGAGCTGATGGCTGACCCGCTGGCAGTCCGCCAAACCGATACCGTTCTCACCGTCGATATAGACCCGCAACAGGGAACCATCACGCCGGGGATGGAACTCTATCCCGACCAGTTCATAACCTAAGGTTTCGACCACGGCCGCTAACACCCGTCTCAGCTTTTGCAGGTCCTGGCGCATCTCGAACACCGGAAACAAAAAATGGGCCCGCGGCCCACTCGTTCGCCAACTCTGTTGAACTTCGGGGCACAGACAGCATCGACATTCGACGCTCTATGCTGCTGGCCGCTGCCGCAACTCCGGCCGGTGCTCCAGCCTTCGCCGGCTAGCGCGAAGCCGATGGAGTCGACCGCATAAAAAAAGCCCTCTTCGGGCTTCCTTGAAACATGGTAGCGGGGGCAGGATTTGAACCTACGACCTTCGGGTTATGAGCCCGACGAGCTACCGGACTGCTCCACCCCGCATCTGAGCTTGCTAGGATAACATCGCGTACCCCTTGCAAGCAAGGGCATAACGAGGTTTTTAGGGTCCCACTCGGCCGGTCAATCGCGATCGGTGCCTTGGAGGGTGACGGCGGCCTCGCTCCGCGACGTATCCGCCTTCCGAACGCGGCGCGCCCGCACATAGAAAACCGCGCCCCAAAACAGCAAGAGGCTAAAACCGATTTCCAACCAAGCCAACCAAGGCCGCCGCATCGGCCCGGCCGCGCTGAAAACCCCCGCCGAGAAATAGAACAGCGCGAGAAAACTGCTCCAAGCGCAAGTATAAGGCCGACCGTACAACAAGCCGCGCAACGGCAGCAATAACGGCCCGACCAACAACACCAGAACCAGTGAGACCGGAACCCGCTTCGAAGGTTCCAGCCAAGCAAACCACAGCAGCAGCAGCGCAAACAGGCCAAAATAGCCCACCAGCGTAACCGCGTGCCAGAAGCGGCTCATGCGCCCGCCAAGCGGCGCGCGATGTCCGCCAGCCGACGCCCCAGGGCGCGGCATAACTGCTTTTCTTCGGCGCCGAGGACATTTCCAGCCTCCAAACCCGACCAATGGCTGGGGCCATAAGGAGTACCGCCGCCGCGCGTGGCGCTCAGCGCCGGTTCGGTATACGGCAGGCCGACCACCATCATGCCGTGATGCAACAGCGGCAGCATCATGCTCAACAAGGTCGATTCGTGACCGCCGTGCAGGGTCGAGGCCGAGGTAAAAACCGCCGCCGGCTTGCCCGAAAGCGCGCCCGCCAACCAGAGGCTGCCGGTGGCGTCCAAAAAATACTTGAGCGGCGCGGCCATATTGCCGAAGCGGGTCGGACTGCCCAGCGCCAACCCGGCGCACTCGCGCAAGTCATTCAGGCTGGCATAGGGGGGACCGGCCGCCGGAATCTCCTCCTCCAGCGCCTCACAGACGGCCGAAACCGGCGGTACGGCGCGCAAGCGCGCGGTCATGGTCTCCACCTCCTCGACCCCCCGCGCGACCTGCCGCGCCATTGCAGCGGTCCCTCCGGTGCGGCTGTAGTACAGGATCAGTATTTCGGGCATCGTCTTGTGTTTCTCCTGATATCGAGCCGGCGGCGATTTTGGAAAATCCGTTCGACACTACGGTTTGCCGGCCGCTGTCGCCTACCATCTTGACGGCCTCGGCCACCGATGCTAGCTTGCGTCTCAAACCACCGATCAGCCGCTGAATGCGGTAACCTTGCTGTTTTTTCAGACTCTTGACCATCAAACTCACGCCACTTGCCATTGCCACTCTATGGTTGACGGCCTGTGCGGTCGCCCCAGTACAAGAGATGAGCGACGCCCGTCAGGCCATCCGCTCGGCCGAGGCGGCGGGTGCGGCCCAGCGTTCCCCAGACAGTCTTGCAGCGTCCCAGCGTCTGTTGCAGGAAGCACAGAAACGTTTGAGAGCCGGTTCTTATGACGCCGCCAAACAGTTTGCTCTGGAAGCGCGCGATCAGGCGATCAGAGCCCGAGAGAAGGCCCTGCAACCCAGTCCGATTCAGCTCGCGCCTCCCTAGGCTTCCGTTCCGGCGCTGGCTCCCACCATAATTCAGACGTCTGACATGCTCGCCACTCTCGCTCCCTTCCATAACCCGCTGGTTTTTCGGGCGCTGCTGGTGCCGATGTTGCTATCGGCGGTGCTTGGCTCCGCCCTCGCTCAAGCGCTGGATTTCTCCCTGCCGGGTTTGAACCAACAGCCCGTGCGCTTGGCCGATTTTCGTGGCC is from Candidatus Competibacteraceae bacterium and encodes:
- the rimP gene encoding ribosome maturation factor RimP, whose translation is MRQDLQKLRRVLAAVVETLGYELVGIEFHPRRDGSLLRVYIDGENGIGLADCQRVSHQLSGVLDVEDPIAERYTLEVSSPGLDRPLCEPGHFVRFAGSQVRIQLRELLDGRRKLLGRLLGMQADDVVIVDSEGREWRVPLERIEKARLVPEL
- a CDS encoding DUF2069 domain-containing protein → MSRFWHAVTLVGYFGLFALLLLWFAWLEPSKRVPVSLVLVLLVGPLLLPLRGLLYGRPYTCAWSSFLALFYFSAGVFSAAGPMRRPWLAWLEIGFSLLLFWGAVFYVRARRVRKADTSRSEAAVTLQGTDRD
- the wrbA gene encoding NAD(P)H:quinone oxidoreductase yields the protein MPEILILYYSRTGGTAAMARQVARGVEEVETMTARLRAVPPVSAVCEALEEEIPAAGPPYASLNDLRECAGLALGSPTRFGNMAAPLKYFLDATGSLWLAGALSGKPAAVFTSASTLHGGHESTLLSMMLPLLHHGMMVVGLPYTEPALSATRGGGTPYGPSHWSGLEAGNVLGAEEKQLCRALGRRLADIARRLAGA
- a CDS encoding DUF4398 domain-containing protein, which codes for MSDARQAIRSAEAAGAAQRSPDSLAASQRLLQEAQKRLRAGSYDAAKQFALEARDQAIRAREKALQPSPIQLAPP